A genomic stretch from Diachasmimorpha longicaudata isolate KC_UGA_2023 chromosome 2, iyDiaLong2, whole genome shotgun sequence includes:
- the LOC135172633 gene encoding trypsin 5G1-like isoform X3 — MNPTTNRRHFALWMWVCLILIENFQCGDAIHFGKIAVDGQFKYMAAIFHNSSHVCGGAIIDDRHILTAAHCVANATAREIVVVTGAADWRSPWRHYSTVKKIHIHEEYLPMHSENWEFVEYSHLKSRRWEEVVTKNDIAVLALTEALPLGENIDPVMLPLGDSPLLYCSTIFVAGWGRNENNETDSILRFNNVAVVNPKLLKRWDLASSQDQFDIVDFSRTSKMDRGDGGSPFVHNNIIYGVLSFAWQSARGRSVVVSHVSSYLDFIQKVVHATDENNGRR; from the exons ATGAATCCCACCACCAACAGAAGGCATTTTGCACTGTGGATGTGGGTGTGTTtgatattaattgaaaattttcaat GTGGGGATGCGAtacattttggaaaaatagctGTGGACGGTCAGTTTAAATACATGGCAGCTATTTTTCATAATAGCAGCCATGTATGTGGTGGTGCTATCATAGATGACAGACACATTCTCACAGCAGCTCATTGTGTAGCTAACGCTACAGCTAGAGAGATCGTTGTAGTAACTGGCGCAGCCGATTGGCGATCGCCATGGCGTCACTATTCTACTGTTAAGAAAATACACATACATGAAGAATATCTGCCCATGCACAGTGAAAATTGGGAATTTGTGGAGTATTCACACTTAAAATCTCGCCGTTGGGAAGAGGTGGTCACCAAAAATGACATCGCAGTGCTCGCA TTGACTGAAGCTCTACCTCTGGGAGAAAATATTGATCCAGTTATGTTGCCCCTCGGTGATTCCCCCCTTCTTTATTGTAGCACAATTTTTGTTGCGGGATGGGGCAGGAACGAGAACAACGAGACGGATTCCATTTTACGGTTTAACAATGTGGCGGTTGTAAATCCGAAATTGCTTAAACGCTGGGATTTAGCAAGTTCTCAGGATCAATTTGATATCGTGGATTTTTCAAGAACATCTAAGATGGACAGG GGGGACGGCGGCAGCCCATTTGTtcataataatataatatatggtGTACTTTCCTTCGCTTGGCAGTCAGCTAGAGGACGTTCAGTAGTTGTTTCCCATGTTTCTAGTTACCTAGATTTTATCCAGAAAGTTGTGCATGCAACTGATGAAAATAACG GGAGACGCTGA